From Hydractinia symbiolongicarpus strain clone_291-10 chromosome 12, HSymV2.1, whole genome shotgun sequence, one genomic window encodes:
- the LOC130622042 gene encoding voltage-dependent calcium channel subunit alpha-2/delta-3-like → MKIFTSLYIIVSFIILTNKNVVFSMFNVEKSVETLSNKLRDFVRESTSYEKFQEKVTTLHNDGILQVKTLNVAEVNREFNNNLRNLLVSRINSVKAIKKKAESLYNNYTYNENIQPFDYRNDKKLPNTSVRDEPTYSIIRKVNLNQSHVQFPTNIYEYDKKILNDAKWSEGLDSVFLKNFKREPSLLWQYVGTNNGIFRLFPGTRQEDVVLDKYDCRRRLWYSQAINSPKDVLIALDQSGSMTGSNFNIGKLTVKSLIDTLQQEDFFNVITFGDETNFIIPCLTTLRQATTRKKDAIKTAVDNLPSPKGISNVKIMLQRALNILQQDKSNYQTSSGCTRVLLLVSDGIEGESEVHKLLDALNQQAEIAVFSFQIGKNQPTNQMREMACDHGGEYYEFPTIGNVWNRVLKYQNVLSYPVAKSKQEIVVFTPLYLDGSGLGMMTTIAVGAFSDKGNTSDNSLIGVAGIDITTTILQQQAPAYKLGIFGHAFAINNNGLFLIHPRFRDQTGHLADPATVYLNEIEHTTDPSKSMKIMKEMIDDKTGCMDAELNWLYMNDIKRSVRLNATYCYRPANGTPFSTGVSIPLHNQKYLEPLMSNKEAYLQNRYLINGTKPGESLEIANWLFCNIPANAQKFNPASVKQYPTAEELRYFLTNSPSKISEKCVSDLVWNLIFTMKMMTDLTSAYWTPDTLEDDRIVALYIVTVSGLLMTYSNERNILISQLSRTILDDLTFAHPGSFYMRGLDDVIVFTVPIKTGGLPRKTNKKVEHTNTEISVGVPITVSSDRVLVGIIGMVLPSQYLQNLLLNVSKEFTCDYPSCVAYSCNDLDNLECYLLDEHGYVVASNKGEIEVGYFFGYVNGALMRAFEELSIYERKEFADKQAQCKQEIKEDSSTSEGAKLSLIFDNILTILKFIAAYLSSVCTIFLTSQIDLSVEQTTTIDTNVSCTKNLSIHTISSHYINYAGNFSCTKHCQEDFVIKAIPKTNLVLVISRNKCNGACSKFVHSNEPYKIEDLGICDESLPYRKALPTCYQLNIGSYKCKSDGRMLFTGISVYMVAVFGGFILAST, encoded by the exons ATGAAGATTTTTACCAGTTTATATATAATCGTATCGTTTATAATACTAACAAACAAAAACGTCGTCTTCTCAATGTTTAATGTTGAAAAATCTGTTGAAACACTCAGTAATAAATTAAGAGATTTTGTAAGAGAATCGACGTCCTACGAAAAGTTTCAGGAAAAAGTAACAACTTTACACAACGATGGTATCTTAcaagttaaaactttaaatgtTGCGGAAGTGAACCGAGAGTTTAATAATAACTTACGAAACTTGTTAGTATCTCGTATCAACTCAGTTAAAGCTATCAAGAAGAAAGCGGAATCACTTTATAATAACTACACATACAACGAAAACATTCAACCATTTGATTATCGAAATGATAAGAAACTTCCAAATACTTCTGTCAGAGATGAACCGACGTACTCAATTATTAGAAAAGTGAATTTGAACCAGAGTCATGTCCAGTTTCCTACTAATATTTACGaatatgacaaaaaaatattgaatgatGCAAAGTGGAGCGAAGGTTTAGatagcgtttttttaaaaaacttcaaaCGAGAACCGTCATTGTTGTGGCaatatgttggcacgaataatGGAATTTTTCGTTTATTTCCTGGTACTAG ACAAGAGGATGTCGTTTTGGATAAATACGATTGCAGACGGCGACTATGGTACAGCCAAGCAATAAATTCTCCAAAGGATGTTTTGATTGCGCTTGATCAAAGTGGTTCCATGACTGGAAGTAATTTTAACATTGGAAAACTAACGGTAAAATCTCTAATAGACACTTTACAGCAAGAAGATTTCTTCAATGTAATTACATTTGGAGATGAAACCAACTTTATTATTCCCTGCCTAACAACTTTAAGACAAGCcacaacaagaaaaaaagatgcaatAAAAACTGCAGTAGATAATTTGCCGTCACCAAAAGGAATATCGAACGTAAAGATAATGTTACAACGTGCGTTGAACATTCTTCAACAAGATAAAAGTAACTACCAAACATCATCAGGATGCACGCGGGTGTTGTTGTTGGTTTCTGATGGAATTGAAGGGGAAAGCGAAGTTCATAAGCTGTTAGACGCGCTCAACCAGCAAGCCGAAATAGCAGTGTTTTCGTTCCAAATTGGAAAAAATCAACCAACCAATCAAATGAGAGAAATGGCGTGCGATCATGGCGGAGAATATTATGAATTTCCAACTATAg GCAATGTGTGGAATCGAgttttgaaatatcaaaatgtcTTGAGTTATCCTGTGGCTAAATCCAAACAGGAAATTGTTGTGTTTACTCCCTTGTATTTGGATGGTTCTGGCCTTGGTATGATGACAACAATTGCTGTTGGCGCATTCAGCGACAAAGGAAACACATCAGATAATTCTTTAATAGGCGTGGCTGGAATAGACATTACAACGACTATTTTGCAGCAACAGGCTCCTGCTTACAAATTGGGAATATTTGGTCACGCTTTTGCAATTAACAACAATGGTTTATTTTTGATACATCCAAGGTTTCGTGATCAAACAGGTCACCTTGCAGATCCAGCGACTGTTTACTTGAATGAGATTGAACATACAACAGATCCATCAAAAAGCATGAAAATTATGAAAGAAATGATAGATGATAAAACAGGATGTATGGATGCTGAACTTAATTGGCTGTATATGAATGATATCAAACGCAGTGTTAGACTGAACGCTACCTACTGCTATCGTCCTGCAAATGGCACGCCTTTTAGTACAGGAGTCAGCATCCCTTTACATAATCAGAAGTATTTAGAACCTTTAATGAGCAATAAGGAAGCGTATCTTCAAAATAGGTATTTAATTAACGGAACAAAACCCGGTGAATCGCTTGAAATAGCTAACTGGTTATTTTGCAATATTCCAGCAAATGCCCAGAAATTCAATCCTGCATCTGTGAAACAGTACCCTACTGCAGAAGAACTAAGATATTTTCTGACAAACTCGCCATCCAAAATCTCAGAAAAATGCGTCTCTGATTTAGTATGGAATCTTATTTTTACAATGAAAATGATGACAGATCTAACAAGCGCATATTGGACACCAGATACGTTGGAGGACGATAGAATAGTTGCATTATATATCGTTACTGTTTCGGGACTTTTGATGACTTACTCAAACGagagaaatattttaatatcaCAGCTAAGTCGCACAATACTTGATGATCTAACATTTGCACATCCGGGATCATTTTACATGCGCGGTTTAGATGACGTCATCGTGTTTACCGTGCCTATTAAAACTGGCGGACTTCCaaggaaaacaaataaaaaggtAGAACATACGAATACGGAAATTTCTGTTGGAGTACCAATAACAGTGTCTTCTGATCGTGTGCTTGTTGGAATTATCGGAATGGTTTTACCATCACAGTACTTACAAAATCTATTGCTGAATGTTTCCAAAGAGTTTACTTGCGATTATCCATCTTGTGTAGCTTATTCCTGTAATGATTTGGATAATTTAGAATGTTATTTACTTGACGAGCATGGCTATGTGGTAGCTAGTAATAAAGGAGAAATAGAGGTTGGATATTTTTTTGGATATGTGAATGGAGCGTTAATGAGAGCGTTTGAAGAATTGTCAATCTATGAACGAAAAGAGTTCGCTGATAAACAAGCTCAATGCAAACAAGAAATTAAGGAAGACTCCTCAACTTCCGAAGGAGCAAAACTATCTTTGATTTTTGATAACATTCTGACCATACTTAAATTTATTGCTGCTTACTTGTCGTCTGTCTGCACAATATTTCTAACGTCACAGATTGATTTGTCGGTAGAACAGACGACAACAATCGACACCAACGTTAGTTGCACCAAAAACTTATCAATTCATACGATTTCGAGCCACTACATTAATTATGCAGGGAACTTTAGCTGCACTAAACATTGCCAAGAGGATTTTGTTATTAAAGCTATTCCAAAAACAAATTTGGTCCTCGTTATTTCACGCAATAAATGTAATGGAGCCTGTTCAAAGTTTGTTCATAGTAACGAACCTTATAAAATCGAAGATCTTGGGATATGCGACGAATCTCTCCCTTACAGAAAGGCGTTACCAACATGTTACCAGCTCAATATTGGTAGCTATAAATGCAAATCTGATGGAAGGATGCTCTTTACTGGAATAAGTGTATATATGGTAGCTGTCTTTGGTGGATTTATTCTAGCTTCCACTTAA
- the LOC130622044 gene encoding voltage-dependent calcium channel subunit alpha-2/delta-3-like: MKMFFSSTRIHLSILTYLFLVTNFFSFSSTEGMGMLSKNLVDQLTTLMKENTHYDKVEEKFKELYQNGELILKKLNVSDVNEEFNSDVHNIFSVYMNAVKNIKAKAHELYKNYTYDEHIKPFNYYNTKNKNPVKLEPSFHHQIPIDKNRSFVVVPSDTYEYHKVVLNEAALTQGLDEVFKANVENAPCIKGQLFGAEKGIMRLYPGRNSNKTNDQYDFRRRSWYSDSITSAKDIIILLDNSGSMIGEKMQIAKYTLKSLLDTFHHNDFFNIIFFNDNLKNASCSQRLIQALSRNKEMVREIIDTLEPPKENGEVFQAFRKAFESLANIDTQTISVCEKAIMIVTDSKGYSSELLDLLEELNHKREVRIFTYKVGTGQERKLMKSIACRHHGKFYEFLTLSDVLTGSLLYQHELAHRGDNRIIFTPAYLDAFDLGMVMTLGAPLYRNSSSHHDNLLGVAAVDVETSAFEREYPLRKLGAFGHAFAINNNGLILFHPKFLKQQGYLPDDATLYLHELEYTINKTKRFLLEEYMVNRVTKCFEAELDWLYDNNQRVVRYNATYCFKPLQNTPFITGVCIPASSQYYVTRSSKYSDRKINLDMLDLSNEREEVEIANWLFCQKKQLNAKYPNLTTIISDIQNLNGTLPSTCNNDLLSDMLLTAETIIPIARKHWKLANFTNKFNTSFLYFLSSTGLMYTFSNNKYDGRRPSRDYITEHFYTNPASVNKGLVIYADTEMKKSSPHKNLSTIIISKALYIGNPSVLLGVIGMALPSRYLLILVNSLLHNSFNHTQYDCLHGVDTYCYFLDTHAYIIASTHGDVGSFFGLKNGGIMRSLIKENVYEPFEYNDTQSQCVRKARLKSTSSSYRLTCVYSSIVTYVNFLLVQLVSLFSYINAGKTRERNRNIPSQTMTNSVEKIYTCSKLNTLYRQKQKYADYTKTMPCSKQCDQTYTVKTIEDTNLLVILTKNNCNNSCLSIHPLRLQPNEWPHKNNCFEHVQYRKPDGTCSHGNETHKTRCSSREKMKNTKLDIYLTIFLTSLGLGIIALPIYCKDYR; this comes from the exons atgaaaatgtttttctccAGCACCCGCATTCACTTATCAATCTTGACATATTTATTTCTCGTCACCAACTTTTTCAGTTTCTCATCAACAGAAGGCATGGGTATGTTATCAAAAAATCTTGTTGACCAGCTAACCACTTTAATGAAAGAGAACACTCATTACGACAAAGTCGaggaaaaatttaaagaacTCTATCAAAATGGtgaacttattttaaaaaagttgaacGTTTCTGATGTCAACGAAGAGTTTAACAGCGATGTTCACAACATATTCTCGGTGTACATGAACGCTGTGAAAAACATAAAAGCTAAAGCCCACGAACTGTATAAGAATTACACTTATGATGAACATATTAAACCATTCAACTACTACAAtaccaaaaataaaaatcctgtcaaattagaACCTTCGTTCCACCACCAGATTCCAATCGATAAGAACAGGAGCTTTGTTGTGGTTCCCAGTGATACTTACGAATACCACAAAGTTGTCTTAAACGAAGCTGCACTAACACAAGGTCTAGATGAAGTTTTCAAAGCGAACGTAGAAAATGCTCCTTGTATAAAAGGTCAACTATTTGGTGCGGAGAAAGGCATAATGAGATTGTATCCAGGGCGAAA cagTAATAAGACGAACGACCAATACGATTTCCGACGAAGGTCTTGGTATTCTGACTCGATAACATCAGCTAAAGACATCATCATATTGTTGGATAACAGTGGCTCAATGATAGGCGAGAAGATGCAAATTGCAAAATACACACTCAAATCTCTTTTGGACACATTTCACCATAACGATTTCTTTAATATCATTTTCTTCAACGACAATCTTAAAAATGCTTCATGTTCGCAACGTTTGATACAAGCCTTGTCAAGAAACAAGGAAATGGTCAGAGAAATTATTGATACACTGGAACCTCCAAAAGAAAACGGTGAAGTCTTCCAAGCATTTCGAAAGGCCTTTGAATCTCTTGCTAATATCGATACCCAGACTATATCAGTCTGCGAAAAGGCTATTATGATTGTTACAGATTCAAAAGGTTATAGCAGTGAATTACTCGACTTACTAGAAGAACTGAACCATAAACGAGAAGTTCGAATATTCACTTACAAAGTTGGAACTGGACAGGAAAGAAAACTAATGAAATCAATTGCTTGTCGGCACCATGGTAAATTCTACGAGTTTCTTACCCTAA GTGATGTTTTAACTGGTTCCCTCCTCTATCAACACGAGTTGGCCCATCGAGGCGACAACCGTATCATCTTCACACCTGCATATTTAGATGCGTTTGACTTAGGAATGGTGATGACTCTTGGTGCACCCTTATATAGAAATAGTTCCTCGCATCATGACAATTTATTGGGTGTTGCGGCCGTTGATGTAGAAACGTCAGCTTTCGAAAGAGAATATCCCTTAAGAAAGCTCGGTGCATTTGGCCATGCATTTGCTATAAATAACAACGGACTGATACTTTTTCATCCGAAGTTCCTAAAACAGCAGGGCTACTTACCGGATGACGCTACGTTATATTTACATGAATTGGAGTATACTATTAATAAGACGAAGCGGTTTCTGCTGGAAGAATATATGGTTAATCGAGTCACTAAGTGCTTTGAAGCAGAGCTTGATTGGCTGTATGATAACAATCAACGCGTTGTACGTTACAACGCCACGTACTGTTTCAAACCGCTTCAAAACACACCATTCATTACCGGTGTATGTATACCAGCATCGAGTCAATATTATGTGACTCGATCTTCAAAATATTCTGACAGGAAAATCAATTTAGATATGTTAGATTTGTCTAACGAAAGGGAAGAAGTTGAAATAGCCAACTGGTTGTTCTGTCAAAAAAAACAGTTGAATGCAAAGTATCCAAATTTAACAACGATTATTAGTGATATTCAAAACTTAAATGGGACACTTCCCTCAACCTGCAACAACGACCTCCTATCAGATATGTTGTTAACAGCTGAAACTATAATTCCTATTGCAAGAAAGCATTGGAAGCTAGCAAATTTCACAAATAAGTTCAAcacatcttttttatattttctgtcatcgACGGgtctaatgtatacatttaGTAATAACAAATATGACGGTAGACGACCCTCGAGAGACTATATAACGGAACATTTCTATACAAATCCGGCCAGTGTAAACAAAGGTTTAGTGATTTATGCTGACACAGAAATGAAGAAGTCTTCACCTCATAAAAATTTAAGTACAATTATTATAAGTAAAGCGTTATATATCGGGAATCCATCTGTACTCTTGGGCGTAATCGGAATGGCTTTACCATCACGATATTTATTAATTCTGGTAAACTCTCTATTGCACAATTCCTTCAACCACACACAGTATGATTGCCTACATGGTGTAGATACGTACTGCTATTTTCTTGATACGCATGCATACATTATAGCAAGTACCCATGGGGACGTAGGAAGTTTTTTTGGTCTCAAAAATGGCGGAATCATGAGAAGcttgataaaagaaaatgtatacGAACCATTTGAATACAATGACACGCAAAGTCAATGCGTTCGCAAAGCGCGATTAAAAAGCACGTCAAGTTCTTACCGACTGACGTGCGTCTACAGTTCCATTGTGACGTACGTCAATTTTCTTTTAGTGCAACTTGTGTCTCTTTTTTCGTACATCAATGCTGGAAAAACAAGAGAACGAAATCGAAATATACCATCGCAGACAATGACAAATAGCGTGGAGAAGATTTATACTTGCAGTAAGTTAAATACGCTTTACCGACAAAAACAGAAATATGCTGATTATACAAAGACAATGCCATGTTCCAAACAATGCGATCaaacatacaccgtaaaaacaATTGAAGACACCAACCTTTTAGTAATTCTTACAAAGAACAACTGCAATAACTCATGCTTGTCCATTCATCCTTTAAGACTTCAGCCAAATGAGTGGCCTCACAAAAACAATTGTTTTGAACACGTTCAGTACAGAAAACCAGACGGTACGTGTAGCCATGGTAATGAGACTCATAAAACCAGATGTTCATCACGTGAGAAGATGAAGAATACCAAATTAGACatttatttaacaatatttCTAACTTCTTTGGGACTGGGTATTATAGCGCTGCCTATTTATTGCAAAGATTACagataa
- the LOC130622040 gene encoding voltage-dependent calcium channel subunit alpha-2/delta-3-like: MKIFTSLYICISFITLTNNNVVFSMLNVDKSVEILSNKLRDFVKESTSYEKFQEKVTTLHNDGILQVKTLNVVEVNREFNNNLRNLLVSRIDSVKAIKKKVESLYNNYTYNENIDPFDYRNDKSLPKNSVRYEPTFSISTKVNLNQSHVRLPANVYVYDKEILNEAMWSEGLDHTFKTNFKEIPSLLWQYVGTDSGLMRTFPGYDQNNVSLDKYDCRRRLWYSQAINSPKDVLIALDQSGSMTGSNFNIGQLTVKSLIDTLQQEDFFNVITFGDETNFIIPCLTNLTQATTRNKDAIKTAVDNLPSPKGISNVKIMLERALNILQQDKSNYQTSSGCTRVLLLVSDGIEGESEVHKLLDALNQKAEIAVFSFQIGKNQPTNQMREMACDHGGEYYEFPTIGNVWNRVLKYQYVLSYPVAKSKQEIVVFTPLYLDGSGLGMMTTIAVGAFSDKGNTSDNSLIGVAGIDITTTILQQQAPANKLGIFGHAFAINNNGLFLIHPRFRDQTGHLADPATVYLNEIEHTTDPSKSMKIMKEMIDDKTGCMDAELDWLYMNDIKRSVRLNATYCYRPANGTPFSTGVSIPSHNQKYLEPLMSNKEAYLQNRYLINGTKPGESLEIANWLFCDIPANAQKFNPASVKQYPTAEELRYFLLNSHFKISEKCVSDSVWNLIFTMKMVTDLTNDHWTPDLLKDDRIISLYIVTVSGLLMTYSNERNILKSQLSRTIFDDLTFAHPGSFYMRGLDDVIVFTVPIKTGGLPRKTNKKIEHTNSEISVGVPITVSSDRVLVGIIGMVFRSQYLQNILLNVSKEFTCDYPSCVAYSCNDLDNLECYLLDEHGYVVASNKGEIEVGYFFGYVNGALMRAFEELSIYEQKEFADKQAQCKQELKEDSSTSEQGGSEGAKLSLIFDNILTILKFIAAYLSSVCTIFLTSQIDLSVEQTTTIDTNVSCTKNLSIHTISSHYINYTGNFSCTKHCQEDFVIKAIPRTNLVLVISRNKCNGACSKFVHSNEPYKIEDLGICDDSLPYRKALPTCYQLNIGSYKCKSDGRMLFTGISVYMVAVFGGFILAST; the protein is encoded by the exons ATGAAGATTTTTACAagtttatatatatgtatatcatTTATAACACTAACTAACAATAACGTCGTCTTCTCAATGCTTAATGTCGACAAATCTGTTGAAATACTCAGTAATAAACTAAGAGATTTTGTAAAAGAATCGACGTCCTACGAAAAGTTTCAGGAAAAAGTAACAACTTTACACAATGATGGTATCTTAcaagttaaaactttaaatgtGGTGGAAGTGAACCGAGAGTTTAATAATAACTTACGAAACTTGTTGGTATCTCGTATCGACTCAGTTAAAGCTATTAAGAAGAAAGTGGAATCACTGTATAATAATTACACATACAACGAAAACATTGATCCATTTGATTATCGAAATGATAAGTCGCTTCCAAAAAATTCTGTGCGATATGAACCGACGTTCTCCATCAGTACAAAAGTGAATTTAAACCAGAGCCATGTCCGTCTACCTGCCAATGTTTATGTATACGATAAAGAGATATTAAACGAAGCAATGTGGAGTGAAGGGCTGGATCAcacatttaaaacaaactttaaagAAATTCCATCATTATTATGGCAGTATGTTGGCACTGATTCTGGTTTGATGCGAACATTTCCTGGATATGA TCAAAACAACGTATCTTTGGATAAATACGATTGCAGACGGCGACTATGGTACAGCCAAGCAATAAATTCTCCAAAGGATGTTTTGATTGCGCTTGATCAAAGTGGTTCCATGACTGGAAGTAATTTTAATATCGGGCAATTAACGGTAAAATCTCTAATAGACACTTTACAGCAAGAAGATTTCTTCAATGTAATTACATTTGGAGATGAAACCAATTTTATAATTCCCTGCTTAACAAATTTAACACAGGCCACAACAAGAAATAAAGATGCAATAAAAACTGCAGTAGATAATTTGCCGTCACCAAAAGGCATATCGAacgtaaaaataatgttagaaCGTGCGTTGAACATTCTTCAACAGGACAAAAGTAACTACCAAACATCATCAGGATGCACGCGCGTGTTGCTGTTAGTTTCTGATGGAATTGAAGGGGAAAGCGAAGTTCACAAGCTGTTAGACGCGCTCAACCAGAAAGCCGAAATAGCAGTATTTTCGTTCCAAATTGGAAAAAATCAACCAACCAATCAAATGAGAGAAATGGCTTGCGATCATGGCGGAGAATACTATGAATTTCCAACTAtag GTAATGTCTGGAATCGAGTCTTAAAATATCAATATGTCTTGAGTTATCCTGTGGCTAAATCCAAACAGGAAATTGTTGTGTTTACTCCCTTGTATTTGGATGGTTCTGGCCTTGGTATGATGACAACAATTGCTGTTGGCGCATTCAGCGACAAAGGCAACACATCAGATAATTCTTTAATAGGCGTGGCTGGAATAGACATTACAACGACTATTTTGCAGCAACAGGCTCCTGCTAACAAATTGGGAATATTTGGTCACGCTTTTGCAATTAACAACAATGGTTTATTTTTGATACATCCAAGGTTTCGTGATCAAACAGGTCACCTTGCAGATCCAGCGACTGTTTACTTGAATGAGATTGAACATACAACAGATCCATCAAAAAGCATGAAAATAATGAAAGAAATGATAGATGATAAAACAGGATGTATGGATGCTGAACTTGATTGGTTGTACATGAATGATATCAAACGCAGTGTTAGATTGAACGCTACCTACTGCTATCGTCCTGCAAATGGCACGCCTTTTAGTACAGGAGTCAGCATCCCTTCACATAATCAGAAGTATTTGGAACCTTTAATGAGCAATAAGGAAGCGTATCTTCAAAATAGGTATTTAATTAACGGAACAAAACCCGGTGAATCGCTTGAAATAGCTAACTGGTTATTTTGCGATATTCCAGCAAATGCGCAGAAATTCAATCCTGCATCTGTGAAACAGTATCCAACCGCAGAAGAATTAAGATATTTTCTACTAAACTCGCATTTCAAAATCTCAGAAAAATGCGTCTCTGATTCAGTATGGAATCTTATTTTTACGATGAAAATGGTGACAGATCTAACAAACGATCATTGGACACCAGATTTGTTGAAAGACGATAGAATAATTTCATTATATATCGTTACTGTTTCGGGACTTTTGATGACTTACTCAAACgagagaaatattttaaaatcacaGCTAAGTCGCACAATATTTGATGATCTAACATTTGCACATCCGGGATCATTTTACATGCGCGGTTTAGATGACGTCATCGTGTTTACTGTGCCTATTAAAACTGGCGGACTTCCaaggaaaacaaataaaaagataGAACATACGAATTCGGAAATTTCTGTTGGAGTACCAATAACAGTGTCTTCTGATCGTGTGCTTGTTGGAATTATCGGAATGGTTTTTCGATCACAGTACTTACAAAATATATTGCTGAATGTTTCCAAAGAGTTTACTTGCGATTATCCATCTTGTGTAGCTTATTCCTGTAATGATTTGGATAATTTAGAATGTTATTTACTTGACGAGCATGGCTATGTGGTAGCTAGTAATAAAGGAGAAATAGAGGTTGGATATTTTTTCGGATATGTGAATGGAGCGTTAATGAGAGCGTTTGAAGAATTGTCAATCTATGAACAAAAAGAGTTCGCTGATAAACAAGCTCAATGCAAACAAGAACTTAAGGAAGACTCCTCAACTTCCGAACAAGGAGGTTCCGAAGGAGCAAAACTATCTTTGATTTTTGATAACATTCTGACCATACTTAAATTTATTGCTGCTTACTTGTCGTCTGTCTGCACAATATTTCTAACGTCACAGATTGATTTGTCGGTAGAACAGACGACAACAATCGACACCAACGTTAGTTGCACCAAAAACTTATCAATTCATACGATTTCGAGCCACTACATTAATTATACAGGGAACTTTAGCTGCACTAAACATTGCCAAGAGGATTTTGTTATTAAAGCTATTCCAAGAACAAATTTGGTCCTCGTTATTTCACGCAATAAATGTAATGGAGCCTGTTCAAAGTTTGTTCATAGTAACGAACCTTATAAAATCGAAGATCTTGGGATATGCGACGATTCTCTCCCTTACAGAAAGGCGTTACCAACATGTTACCAGCTCAATATTGGTAGCTATAAATGCAAATCTGATGGAAGGATGCTCTTTACTGGAATAAGTGTATATATGGTAGCTGTCTTTGGTGGATTTATTCTAGCTTCCACTTAA